GAGATTGTTCTTTGTTCTGAGTGTAGCAGCGCATGCTGTACATGGTCTTAAGGCCTGCTTTCATCAAGGCCACAGGAACCGTTCTTTCAATTAGACAGATGTGTCATAAAGTAGATAGCAGACTATCCTTTCTCTGTTGCAGGATGTTCACTCCACCCTGACAACTATCCCGCGCAGCAGGCGGCCGAGGATGTCCGAGCCTGTGATGATTCTTTTTTCAGGATCGTCCTTGTTCCAGTAAAGGATTAGATCCTGATCAATAACATCATCTTCTGAATCTATAGGATATACTTTCAGCCGATTAATGACGCTCCCTATCTTTTCCAGGGGGTCTGTTACCACGATAGGATGATGGCAGTACCTATATGGGTTAAAATCCCTGTCAACTCTCAGCGCCCCTCTAAGAAAGGCATCAGAATCGATAGCTATCTTTGGCACGTTCATCTCATTGACAATAATTGTCCACTTCTTGCCGGAAGCTGCTACTTGCTGCACCAAATCATCACCTGTGGTGCTCCCAACTTTAGGGAATATTGGTAAATCCCCCTCAAAGGGCAGCTGTATAATACTGAGCGGGTGGATAATGGATCCTTCCTTCTTGATGTCAAGGTCATCGATAGAAAGGAAATTCAATGCCCCGATTCCCTCACACCTGTCAATGTCCGAACTTGCTGAGCTCATATGCTTCATGATCATAGTCCTGAAAGCCCTTTCCTTAAAGTACTCAACCTTTTCCTTGCCAAGCCACCAGTCGAGGACTATTGCGGAAGGCTTTGCGACAGGATAGAGCAGGATACTGTAGATCTTAACAAGAGGTGACAGATGTGCACCCAGTTTAAGGGCATTACGTGAGAAATATGCCTGGGGTGCCAATTCACCAAAGCAGGCTATCAGCACCGTGGACATTACAAAAGCCAGAGTTCCTACCATTACCCTGTCAGTAAGCATTGCCAGCAGCACGTTTGTCCCTACATTGCCCCAAAGTAAAGTCGCCAGAAGGAAATTAGGATCTCTCCTGAACTCAATAACTTTCAGAGCGTACGGGTTCCTTGACTCAGCCTCGATCTCAAGCCTCAGGGGTGCCAGTCCGAAAAGACCGATGGTCAGCCCTGAGAAGATAGCAGACTGTATGAGACATAGAAGTATGAATAGCCACAGAATAGAGATCATGAGGATCAGCCGGTCTTAGGGAAAGCGGGAATAAGGAGTATACTTTCCAGAGTGTTCTCTAGTGTTCATTAAAGCTGTTACACCGACCTTCTCAACATGCATTGATAAGTAAAAACTAACGCAAGATCAATTCCCGGGCATTTGCGCATAAACATATAACCCCATTACTTTTCTTATAGTATAATAACTCATCGTGCACCGGGCGTCTCATGTAAGAAGTTACATATATCTTTACCTTTATCTAGTCCCCTATATGTCATCACGATTCGATATCATCCACAAGGACACTGCGGGCCGCATAGGCAGGCTCACAACACCCCACGGCGTTGTCGAGACCCCGACGGTCATGCCTGTGATCAATCCCAACCTCCAGACAATAAAGCCCTCCGAGATGAGGGATTTCGGGGCGCAGATACTGATCACCAACTCCTATATCATCTACCGCAAGGACGAACTGAGGGAGAAAGCCCTTCAGGACGGCCTTCACGCACTTCTTGATTTTGACGGACCCATAATGACCGATTCAGGTTCCTTCCAGCTCTCTGTATACGGAGAGGTGGAGGTCACCAACGAGCAGATAATAGATTTCCAGCAGAAGATAGGCAGCGACATAGGCGTACCGCTGGACATTCCAACTCCTCCCGATGTCAGCTTCGAACGTGCCAGCCAGGAACTTGACATCACTATTGAACGCCTGCAGGCTGCCAGGAAGCTCGTGACAGGGGACATGTTGCTGGCAGGCCCGGTGCAGGGCTCCACTTACATGCAGCTCCGGGAGAAGTCTGCAAGGACCCTTTCCGAAACAGGCTTTGACGTCTATCCCTTCGGGGCCGTTGTCCCGCTGATGGAATCATACCGCTATGCAGACCTGGTTGATGTCATAGCAGCCTCCAAGAAGGGTCTTGATCCCTCTGCTCCCGTGCACCTGTTCGGTGCCGGCCATCCCATGATGTTCGCCATGGCAGTGGCACTGGGCTGTGATCTGTTCGACTCGGCAGCATATGCGCTATACGCGAAGGATGGCCGATATATCACTAACAGGGGAACCTACCAGGTAAACGACCTGAAATACTTCCCATGCTCGTGTCCCATATGCCAGAAGTACTCCCCGGAGGAGCTCAGGAAAGCCCACAACTCAACAGAACTGCTTGCACGGCACAACCTGTACGTTACCTTCGAGGAAATACGCACTATAAAACAGGCCATCTGGGAAGGCAATCTCCTGGAACTCGTGGAGCAGCGCTGCCGTTCACACCCGCGGATGCTGGATGCTCTCAAGCAGATGTATACCCACTCAGACTGGCTTGAGAGGCTGGACCCTGCGTCCAAGTCCACATTCTTCTATTGCGGCCCGGAATCTGCAAAACGTCCCGAAGTGCTAAGGTTTGCCAGCCAGCTCGACCGCTTTACCATTCGCGGCTCGGCCCTGATACGCCCGTCTCCGGGAAAGATGGACAGTCAATATGACAACGTGCTTATCTTCAAGCCACCCTTTGGCGCCTACCCCCAGGAGCTTGCCGAGATATACCCGCTCAATGCCGAGGTCGTGAGAAATCCTGACTACGAGTCTCTGGAACAGGCTTATCTTAATACCATTAAACTTGTGGAACTGAACCCTGAAGCCGAGTTCACTCTTGTCATACAGGAGAGATTCGGGCATCCTCTCCTTAAAAAGCTGGAGGGAATGAATAATGTCAAGGTTATTTATCCGCAAGGCGAGTAATTCATTCCTAACCTTTACTTTTTTACATTCTGGGTAGGGGATCATCAGTTCCGTGACCCGTCAGGGCATCCTCGGCTCTGGCTGCTGAATTGCAGATATCAGGAACCAGATATTACTTATTCTTCTTGCCAAATTATATTTTTTATGCCACTAGCTGCTGAATTAGATATATATTCAGAGCAATCTTATATCCCTCTATGGGGAAAATAGGGGAAATTACAACTGAAGAACTATCTGTAGATATGGACAATTACAAACTGATCGATATAAGATCGGTTGATGCCTACAATGGCTGGAAAGAAGGTGGGGAGGTAAAAGGTGGCCACATAAAAGGTTCAAGATCACTGCCATATAAATGGATGCACTATATCGACTGGATAGAGATCGTCAGAAATAAAGGGATCCTGCCGGAAGATTCCCTGGTCATTTACGGTTACGACAGGCAGCAGACAGGGGAAGTGGCAAGGCAGTTTGAAAAGGCCGGTTATCCAGATGTGACTGTTTACAGCTCTTTTTTAGAATGGGCGGAGAGGGATATGCCCATGGAGCATCTTGAAAGGTACAGGCAACTGGTTCCGGCCAACTGGCTGAACCGGCTGATCACAGAGGGCAGCGCTCCTGAGTATGGCAATGACAGGTTCGTGGTATGCCACGCCCACTACATGAATCCTTCCGATTACGAGCAGGGACATATCCCCGGAGCAATATCCGTTGATACTAATTCTCTCGAGTCCCCTGAAACATGGAACCGTCGCTCCCCAGAAGAACTGAAAGAAGCACTGGAAAGCGCAGGCATATCACATGACACCACAGTCATTGTCTACGGAAGGTTCTCCTACCCAAGGAGCGAGGACCCGTTTCCGGGAAGCAGCGCAGGTCATCTGGGAGCCATGCGATGTGCGTTCATCATGCTCTATGCAGGTGTGAAGGATGTCCGCATACTTAACGGGGGTATTCAGTCATGGCTTGATTCAGGTTATGAGCTCACAAAAGAGCCTGCCTGGAAGAGCAGGGTATCTTTCGGGATCGATACCCCGCAAAGACCGGAGATCGCTGTCGACCTTGAAGAGGCAAAAGAGATCCTTGCATCTCCTGACAAGAACCTGGTTTGCGTCAGAAGCTGGCGGGAATACATAGGAGAGGTAAGCGGTTACAACTATATACAGAAAAAGGGCCGGATCCCGGGAGCGGTGTTCGGAGACTGCGGTTCGGATGCCTACCATATGGAAAACTACAGGAACCTTGACCATACAATGCGCGAATACCACGAAGTTGCAGAGAACTGGAGGAAGCTCGGTATCACTCCCGACAAGCGCAATGCCTTCTACTGCGGGACCGGCTGGAGAGGCAGTGAGGCATTCTTCAACGCATGGCTTATGGGCTGGGATAATTCCGCAGTCTATGACGGCGGGTGGTTCGAGTGGAGTAATAATGACCTTCCCTTTGAGACAGGTGTGCCGGTAGAATGATCATAGAGGATTTCATGCAAGAGGTCGGCGAAAGCTCGATCAGGGAAAAACTGCTAAGCTGCCTGAGATCAAACCCAAAGACACTTCCATGCACTTTCTTCTACGACCGCACCGGCTCGGAACTGTTTGAAAAGATTACAACGCTTGAGGAGTATTATCCGCCGAAGGTCGAGATTCCGCTGCTGCGGTCAACAGCCAGGAAATTCGACGGGGAACTTAAGGGCTGTGACATCGTAGAGCTCGGGAGCGGGGACTGTTCAAAGATATCCGTATTTCTTGATGAGGTTCTGGAAGAGAACCGCCAGACAATAGTGTACTACCCGGTTGATGTCTCCAGGGAAGCTATAGAGAAGTCCGGGTCCATCCTCCGGAAGAGATATCCTGAAATGGGACTTCATGGGATCAATGCTGATTTCCTCGAGCATCTTAGGAAGATGCTTGGAAAGAGAAGAGGGGAG
This DNA window, taken from Methanolobus chelungpuianus, encodes the following:
- a CDS encoding rhodanese-like domain-containing protein, giving the protein MGKIGEITTEELSVDMDNYKLIDIRSVDAYNGWKEGGEVKGGHIKGSRSLPYKWMHYIDWIEIVRNKGILPEDSLVIYGYDRQQTGEVARQFEKAGYPDVTVYSSFLEWAERDMPMEHLERYRQLVPANWLNRLITEGSAPEYGNDRFVVCHAHYMNPSDYEQGHIPGAISVDTNSLESPETWNRRSPEELKEALESAGISHDTTVIVYGRFSYPRSEDPFPGSSAGHLGAMRCAFIMLYAGVKDVRILNGGIQSWLDSGYELTKEPAWKSRVSFGIDTPQRPEIAVDLEEAKEILASPDKNLVCVRSWREYIGEVSGYNYIQKKGRIPGAVFGDCGSDAYHMENYRNLDHTMREYHEVAENWRKLGITPDKRNAFYCGTGWRGSEAFFNAWLMGWDNSAVYDGGWFEWSNNDLPFETGVPVE
- the tgtA gene encoding tRNA guanosine(15) transglycosylase TgtA, producing the protein MSSRFDIIHKDTAGRIGRLTTPHGVVETPTVMPVINPNLQTIKPSEMRDFGAQILITNSYIIYRKDELREKALQDGLHALLDFDGPIMTDSGSFQLSVYGEVEVTNEQIIDFQQKIGSDIGVPLDIPTPPDVSFERASQELDITIERLQAARKLVTGDMLLAGPVQGSTYMQLREKSARTLSETGFDVYPFGAVVPLMESYRYADLVDVIAASKKGLDPSAPVHLFGAGHPMMFAMAVALGCDLFDSAAYALYAKDGRYITNRGTYQVNDLKYFPCSCPICQKYSPEELRKAHNSTELLARHNLYVTFEEIRTIKQAIWEGNLLELVEQRCRSHPRMLDALKQMYTHSDWLERLDPASKSTFFYCGPESAKRPEVLRFASQLDRFTIRGSALIRPSPGKMDSQYDNVLIFKPPFGAYPQELAEIYPLNAEVVRNPDYESLEQAYLNTIKLVELNPEAEFTLVIQERFGHPLLKKLEGMNNVKVIYPQGE
- a CDS encoding DUF21 domain-containing protein; translation: MISILWLFILLCLIQSAIFSGLTIGLFGLAPLRLEIEAESRNPYALKVIEFRRDPNFLLATLLWGNVGTNVLLAMLTDRVMVGTLAFVMSTVLIACFGELAPQAYFSRNALKLGAHLSPLVKIYSILLYPVAKPSAIVLDWWLGKEKVEYFKERAFRTMIMKHMSSASSDIDRCEGIGALNFLSIDDLDIKKEGSIIHPLSIIQLPFEGDLPIFPKVGSTTGDDLVQQVAASGKKWTIIVNEMNVPKIAIDSDAFLRGALRVDRDFNPYRYCHHPIVVTDPLEKIGSVINRLKVYPIDSEDDVIDQDLILYWNKDDPEKRIITGSDILGRLLRGIVVRVE